In Trichomycterus rosablanca isolate fTriRos1 chromosome 4, fTriRos1.hap1, whole genome shotgun sequence, one DNA window encodes the following:
- the LOC134312412 gene encoding prostaglandin reductase 1-like, protein MVQAKTWILKQHFEGFPKDSDFELKLEQLPEPKDGEVLVEAVFLSVDPYMRPYSRVRMQAGDVMIGTQVAKVTESKNPAFPVGCHVVGRCGWRTHSISDGTGLVRVLNDWPQDVSLSLALGGIGMPGLTAMYGLEEVLAIKPGETVLVNAAAGAVGSIVGQIAKIKGCKVVGSAGSDAKVAYLKELGFDYAFNYKTVSSLEEALKQASPDGYDCYFENVGGHFSTVALSQMKDFGRIAVCGGISLYNDKEPQTGPYPHLQMIFKQLKMEGFLVLRWEHKNEDSLRRMLTWLQEGKLKCQEHVTAGFENMPAAFMGMLQGENTGKAIVKV, encoded by the exons ATGGTTCAAGCCAAGACGTGGATCCTTAAGCAGCATTTTGAGGGTTTTCCCAAAGACAGTGATTTTGAGCTAAAGTTGGAGCAGCTCCCAGAACCCAAGGATGGAG AAGTGCTTGTGGAAGCTGTGTTCCTAAGTGTGGATCCCTACATGCG ACCTTATAGTCGTGTGAGGATGCAAGCAGGAGACGTGATGATCGGCACGCAGGTGGCAaa AGTGACTGAGAGTAAAAACCCAGCATTTCCAGTGGGGTGTCATGTGGTCGGACGATGTGGATGGAGGACTCACTCGATATCAGATGGAACTGGTTTGGTTCGTGTCCTGAACGACTGGCCCCAAGATGTTTCTCTTTCTCTAGCTCTTGGAGGCATCGGAATGCCTGG TTTGACGGCTATGTATGGTTTGGAAGAGGTGTTGGCTATTAAGCCGGGTGAGACGGTACTGGTGAACGCAGCAGCCGGTGCTGTAGGAAGCATCGTGGGTCAGATTGCAAAAATCAAAGGCTGTAAGGTGGTGGGTTCAGCAGGAAGCGATGCTAAAGTGGCTTATCTAAAAGAGCTGGGCTTTGACTATGCCTTCAACTACAAGACTGTGTCCTCTCTGGAGGAAGCGCTGAAGCAGGCATCACCCGATGGCTATGACTGCTACTTTGAGAAT GTTGGTGGGCATTTCTCCACTGTTGCTCTTTCACAAATGAAAGATTTTGGGAGAATTGCTGTTTGTGGAGGAATTTCCCTGTACAATGACAAAGAACCTCAAACAG GTCCTTACCCTCACCTGCAGATGATCTTTAAACAGCTGAAGATGGAGGGCTTCCTGGTGTTGAGATGGGAGCATAAGAATGAGGACTCTCTAAGAAGAATGCTAACCTGGCTGCAGGAG GGAAAGCTGAAGTGTCAGGAGCATGTGACTGCTGGCTTTGAGAACATGCCTGCAGCCTTTATGGGGATGCTACAaggagaaaacactggaaaggCCATTGTTAAAGTCTGA
- the haus3 gene encoding HAUS augmin-like complex subunit 3 isoform X2 — translation MLNGERFVEALSRLGYPSASTLKGSEFDWLFDAAPDNLHLLRVFCHRLTRNNVLTPEEVKAFRVLRESGKPILDETTLGDLLKTCGPNDGAVGVVGSMSSLCGEGDVSVEELDAELQALKKEKRLKLRRLKKLQVLASSRGADSSAASALQEEGGHAVKDASSALAVENAATNAALEDLVKEAIKLAGFFNTNLHCVDEVKTMPPPSLQSGLPVLLSQLSVEPYLLQEEQNTKTLATYTQRQFFQGISDMVETSTSKRFQLTDLSCCSQSEEEDDEKFVESRRKEMAQLQWAHIVAQHQLLKEQAEEHGDQVLKDWLTEQLRIQTQPLGSLQASWREPALRSELLSVQTDLDSLMHEPVRIALRDSARLLNVPVVRGDLALQIARQNYYTARQTEVMEQLLRQKASFEVLRLAQDTELRTSTMTVEQLEKVIHRLEDATQTAAQRGSILTQPELTQPPCLGPNAKQQVISSKDTAFSRLLQMLELGKLSDCKDPLLTYGRLEAEASGSQRELLSVREALDRAAQEQGYCGARLERDRDALERSAYSDIVQPLLRPKEVSVVLSELEDKQKNLYKLLQDIVRDLRTKKARLEQSATLRRERELYVYFHLDPTLLSKAVRDMETKAGVK, via the exons ATGCTTAATGGGGAAAGGTTTGTTGAGGCCCTTTCTCGATTGGGTTATCCGAGTGCCTCTACACTCAAAGGTTCGGAATTTGATTGGCTGTTTGACGCGGCACCAGACAACCTGCATCTTTTGCGTGTCTTTTGCCACCGTCTAACGCGCAACAATGTCCTCACACCAGAGGAAGTGAAGGCATTTAGAGTGTTGCGCGAGTCTGGTAAACCTATCTTGGATGAGACGACACTTGGGGATCTGCTAAAAACATGTGGACCAAATGATGGGGCTGTTGGCGTGGTTGGGTCGATGTCTTCTCTGTGTGGAGAGGGGGATGTTTCAGTGGAAGAGTTGGATGCTGAACTTCAAGCCTTAAAAAAGGAGAAACGGCTGAAGTTGCGCAGACTGAAAAAGCTCCAAGTACTGGCATCCAGTCGGGGGGCTGACTCGTCTGCTGCTTCTGCTCTACAAGAGGAAGGAGGCCACGCTGTGAAGGATGCAAGTTCTGCTCTTGCAGTTGAAAACGCAGCCACCAATGCAGCTTTAGAAGACCTTGTAAAGGAGGCTATAAAACTCGCTGGCTTTTTCAACACTAATCTTCACTGTGTAGATGAAGTCAAAACCATGCCACCTCCATCTCTACAATCAGGGTTGCCAGTACTGCTTTCCCAGCTTTCTGTAGAGCCATACCTCTTACAAGAGGAGCAGAATACTAAAACCTTGGCCACCTACACTCAGCGTCAGTTCTTTCAAGGAATCTCTGACATGGTGGAGACATCCACCTCCAAGCGCTTCCAGCTGACAGACCTGAGCTGCTGCAGTCAGAGTGAAGAAGAGGATGATGAGAAGTTTGTGGAGAGCAGGAGAAAAGAGATGGCCCAACTGCAATGGGCCCACATTGTGGCTCAACACCAGTTGCTGAAGGAGCAAGCTGAGGAGCATGGAGACCAAGTGCTAAAGGATTGGCTCACAGAACAGCTCAGAATCCAAACACAG CCCTTAGGGTCCCTGCAGGCATCCTGGCGGGAACCTGCACTGCGCTCCGAGCTTCTTTCTGTCCAGACCGACCTTGATTCTCTGATGCACGAGCCCGTCCGCATAGCTCTGCGAGACAGTGCCCGCCTGCTGAATGTGCCAGTGGTTCGAGGTGACCTAGCACTTCAGATTGCCCGACAGAACTACTACACAGCCAGGCAGACTGAAGTTATGGAACAGCTTCTCCGCCAGAAGGCATCATTTGAAGTGTTACGGCTGGCTCAGGACACTGAGCTCCGTACCAGCACGATGACTGTGGAGCAGCTGGAGAAGGTCATTCACAGGCTAGAGGATGCGACTCAGACCGCAGCCCAGAGAGGAAGCATTCTGACCCAGCCTGAACTGACCCAACCACCCTGCCTGGGGCCTAATGCAAAGCAGCAAGTTATCAGTTCTAAGGATACAGCCTTTAGCAG GCTGCTGCAGATGCTGGAGCTGGGGAAGCTCTCGGATTGTAAGGATCCACTCTTGACTTATGGGAGGCTGGAAGCAGAAGCCTCTGGTTCACAGAGAGAGCTGCTCTCTGTTCGTGAGGCTCTAGACAGGGCAGCTCAAGAGCAGGGTTACTGTGGTGCTCGTTTAGAACGAGACCGGGATGCACTGGAGCGCTCGGCCTACTCTGACATTGTGCAGCCTCTCTTGAGGCCGAAG GAGGTGTCTGTAGTTCTGAGTGAACTGGAAGATAAGCAGAAGAATCTGTACAAGCTTTTACAGGACATCGTGAGAGATTTAAGGACCAAAAAGGCTCGACTTGAGCAGAGCGCCACCCTCAGGCGAGAGAGAGAACTGTATGTCTACTTCCACCTGGATCCCACACTGCTCAGCAAAGCAGTAAGAGATATGGAGACCAAGGCTGGTGTGAAATAG
- the haus3 gene encoding HAUS augmin-like complex subunit 3 isoform X1: protein MLNGERFVEALSRLGYPSASTLKGSEFDWLFDAAPDNLHLLRVFCHRLTRNNVLTPEEVKAFRVLRESGKPILDETTLGDLLKTCGPNDGAVGVVGSMSSLCGEGDVSVEELDAELQALKKEKRLKLRRLKKLQVLASSRGADSSAASALQEEGGHAVKDASSALAVENAATNAALEDLVKEAIKLAGFFNTNLHCVDEVKTMPPPSLQSGLPVLLSQLSVEPYLLQEEQNTKTLATYTQRQFFQGISDMVETSTSKRFQLTDLSCCSQSEEEDDEKFVESRRKEMAQLQWAHIVAQHQLLKEQAEEHGDQVLKDWLTEQLRIQTQPLGSLQASWREPALRSELLSVQTDLDSLMHEPVRIALRDSARLLNVPVVRGDLALQIARQNYYTARQTEVMEQLLRQKASFEVLRLAQDTELRTSTMTVEQLEKVIHRLEDATQTAAQRGSILTQPELTQPPCLGPNAKQQVISSKDTAFSRLLQMLELGKLSDCKDPLLTYGRLEAEASGSQRELLSVREALDRAAQEQGYCGARLERDRDALERSAYSDIVQPLLRPKVCAAQELCPNAQEVSVVLSELEDKQKNLYKLLQDIVRDLRTKKARLEQSATLRRERELYVYFHLDPTLLSKAVRDMETKAGVK, encoded by the exons ATGCTTAATGGGGAAAGGTTTGTTGAGGCCCTTTCTCGATTGGGTTATCCGAGTGCCTCTACACTCAAAGGTTCGGAATTTGATTGGCTGTTTGACGCGGCACCAGACAACCTGCATCTTTTGCGTGTCTTTTGCCACCGTCTAACGCGCAACAATGTCCTCACACCAGAGGAAGTGAAGGCATTTAGAGTGTTGCGCGAGTCTGGTAAACCTATCTTGGATGAGACGACACTTGGGGATCTGCTAAAAACATGTGGACCAAATGATGGGGCTGTTGGCGTGGTTGGGTCGATGTCTTCTCTGTGTGGAGAGGGGGATGTTTCAGTGGAAGAGTTGGATGCTGAACTTCAAGCCTTAAAAAAGGAGAAACGGCTGAAGTTGCGCAGACTGAAAAAGCTCCAAGTACTGGCATCCAGTCGGGGGGCTGACTCGTCTGCTGCTTCTGCTCTACAAGAGGAAGGAGGCCACGCTGTGAAGGATGCAAGTTCTGCTCTTGCAGTTGAAAACGCAGCCACCAATGCAGCTTTAGAAGACCTTGTAAAGGAGGCTATAAAACTCGCTGGCTTTTTCAACACTAATCTTCACTGTGTAGATGAAGTCAAAACCATGCCACCTCCATCTCTACAATCAGGGTTGCCAGTACTGCTTTCCCAGCTTTCTGTAGAGCCATACCTCTTACAAGAGGAGCAGAATACTAAAACCTTGGCCACCTACACTCAGCGTCAGTTCTTTCAAGGAATCTCTGACATGGTGGAGACATCCACCTCCAAGCGCTTCCAGCTGACAGACCTGAGCTGCTGCAGTCAGAGTGAAGAAGAGGATGATGAGAAGTTTGTGGAGAGCAGGAGAAAAGAGATGGCCCAACTGCAATGGGCCCACATTGTGGCTCAACACCAGTTGCTGAAGGAGCAAGCTGAGGAGCATGGAGACCAAGTGCTAAAGGATTGGCTCACAGAACAGCTCAGAATCCAAACACAG CCCTTAGGGTCCCTGCAGGCATCCTGGCGGGAACCTGCACTGCGCTCCGAGCTTCTTTCTGTCCAGACCGACCTTGATTCTCTGATGCACGAGCCCGTCCGCATAGCTCTGCGAGACAGTGCCCGCCTGCTGAATGTGCCAGTGGTTCGAGGTGACCTAGCACTTCAGATTGCCCGACAGAACTACTACACAGCCAGGCAGACTGAAGTTATGGAACAGCTTCTCCGCCAGAAGGCATCATTTGAAGTGTTACGGCTGGCTCAGGACACTGAGCTCCGTACCAGCACGATGACTGTGGAGCAGCTGGAGAAGGTCATTCACAGGCTAGAGGATGCGACTCAGACCGCAGCCCAGAGAGGAAGCATTCTGACCCAGCCTGAACTGACCCAACCACCCTGCCTGGGGCCTAATGCAAAGCAGCAAGTTATCAGTTCTAAGGATACAGCCTTTAGCAG GCTGCTGCAGATGCTGGAGCTGGGGAAGCTCTCGGATTGTAAGGATCCACTCTTGACTTATGGGAGGCTGGAAGCAGAAGCCTCTGGTTCACAGAGAGAGCTGCTCTCTGTTCGTGAGGCTCTAGACAGGGCAGCTCAAGAGCAGGGTTACTGTGGTGCTCGTTTAGAACGAGACCGGGATGCACTGGAGCGCTCGGCCTACTCTGACATTGTGCAGCCTCTCTTGAGGCCGAAGGTATGTGCTGCTCAGGAGCTCTGCCCTAATGCACAG GAGGTGTCTGTAGTTCTGAGTGAACTGGAAGATAAGCAGAAGAATCTGTACAAGCTTTTACAGGACATCGTGAGAGATTTAAGGACCAAAAAGGCTCGACTTGAGCAGAGCGCCACCCTCAGGCGAGAGAGAGAACTGTATGTCTACTTCCACCTGGATCCCACACTGCTCAGCAAAGCAGTAAGAGATATGGAGACCAAGGCTGGTGTGAAATAG